From the genome of Streptomyces sp. NBC_01260, one region includes:
- a CDS encoding ABC transporter ATP-binding protein, whose translation MTVIATESLSKRFPRVTALDRLSLDIGPGVTGLVGANGAGKSTLIKILLGLSPATEGRAAVLGLDVSTSGAAIRERVGYMPEHDCLPPDVSATEFVVHMARMSGLPPTAARERTADTLRHVGLYEERYRPIGGYSTGMKQRVKLAQALVHDPQLVLLDEPTNGLDPVGRDEMLGLIRRVHTDFGISVLVTSHLLGELERTCDHVVVIDGGALLRSSSTSEFTQTTTTLAVEVTDSDTHPDGTDALRRALTGTGIKLVGFDGLDTEGLPGAGHILLIEATGEETYDIVRDSVAGLGLGLVRMEQRRHHIAEVFRTEEAPAAQAAAQTASVAAGAVQQKGSGSDEH comes from the coding sequence GTGACTGTCATTGCGACCGAAAGCCTGAGCAAGCGGTTCCCCCGGGTGACCGCGCTTGACCGGCTCTCCTTGGACATCGGCCCCGGTGTGACCGGGCTGGTGGGCGCCAACGGAGCCGGCAAGTCCACGTTGATCAAGATCCTGCTGGGTCTGTCTCCCGCCACCGAGGGCCGGGCCGCGGTGCTCGGGCTCGATGTCTCGACCAGCGGCGCCGCCATCCGGGAACGGGTCGGCTACATGCCCGAGCACGACTGCCTGCCGCCCGACGTCTCGGCCACCGAGTTCGTCGTCCACATGGCCCGGATGTCCGGACTGCCGCCCACCGCGGCGCGCGAACGCACCGCGGACACCCTGCGCCACGTCGGCCTGTACGAGGAGCGCTACCGCCCCATCGGGGGCTACTCGACCGGCATGAAACAGCGGGTGAAGCTGGCCCAGGCCCTGGTCCACGACCCGCAGCTGGTCCTCCTCGACGAGCCGACCAACGGGCTGGACCCGGTCGGCCGCGACGAGATGCTCGGCCTGATCCGGCGGGTGCACACCGACTTCGGCATCTCGGTCCTGGTCACCTCGCACCTCCTGGGCGAACTGGAACGCACCTGCGACCACGTCGTCGTCATCGACGGCGGGGCGCTGCTGCGCTCCAGCTCCACCAGCGAGTTCACCCAGACCACCACGACCCTCGCGGTCGAGGTCACCGACAGCGACACCCACCCCGACGGCACCGACGCGCTGCGCCGCGCCCTCACGGGTACGGGGATCAAGCTGGTGGGTTTCGACGGCCTGGACACGGAGGGGCTCCCGGGTGCGGGGCACATCCTGCTGATCGAGGCGACCGGCGAGGAGACGTACGACATCGTCCGCGACAGCGTCGCCGGCCTCGGGCTCGGCCTCGTCCGGATGGAACAGCGCCGCCACCACATCGCCGAGGTCTTCCGTACCGAAGAGGCACCGGCAGCGCAGGCCGCGGCGCAGACCGCGTCCGTGGCCGCCGGGGCCGTACAGCAGAAGGGGAGCGGTAGCGATGAGCACTGA
- a CDS encoding M24 family metallopeptidase — translation MASRVNDERAPELKGFRDVQRLAYACAEAVAARLKPGVTERDAARMQREWLRERGVRDWFHLPFAWFGDRTAFTGFKVPLQFFPTNRQLEPGMPFILDMAPVYRGFTADIGYSGCLGLHPLHDRLLADLEVHRELILREVRERRPLREIYEDVERLMIRQGYANRHRAYPFGVIAHKVDRVAERRWSPHVFGFGTQSLKGLLSDAVHGHRDGWSPLWSPYRFSDHPPQPGLWAVEPHLGFRGTGAKFEEILVVTDSRDPEQSAFWLDDDLPHVRRWAEERVAA, via the coding sequence ATGGCCTCGCGAGTGAACGACGAACGGGCCCCGGAGCTCAAGGGGTTCAGAGACGTGCAGCGTCTCGCGTACGCCTGCGCGGAAGCGGTCGCCGCCCGTCTGAAGCCGGGGGTGACCGAGCGGGACGCGGCCCGGATGCAGCGCGAGTGGCTGCGCGAGCGCGGCGTGCGGGACTGGTTCCATCTCCCCTTCGCCTGGTTCGGGGACCGCACGGCGTTCACCGGCTTCAAGGTGCCGCTGCAGTTCTTCCCGACCAACCGGCAGCTGGAACCGGGGATGCCGTTCATCCTCGACATGGCCCCGGTGTACCGGGGATTCACCGCGGACATCGGCTACTCCGGCTGCCTGGGGCTGCACCCGCTGCACGACAGGCTGCTCGCCGACCTGGAGGTCCATCGCGAGCTGATCCTGCGCGAAGTGCGCGAGCGGCGCCCGCTGCGCGAGATCTACGAGGACGTCGAGCGCCTGATGATCAGGCAGGGCTACGCCAATCGGCACCGCGCGTACCCCTTCGGAGTCATCGCCCACAAGGTCGACCGCGTGGCCGAACGGCGTTGGTCGCCGCACGTGTTCGGGTTCGGCACCCAGTCGCTCAAGGGCCTGCTGAGTGATGCGGTCCACGGACACCGGGACGGCTGGTCGCCGCTCTGGAGCCCGTACCGCTTCTCCGACCATCCCCCGCAGCCGGGCCTGTGGGCGGTCGAACCCCATCTCGGATTCCGGGGTACCGGCGCGAAGTTCGAGGAGATCCTGGTCGTCACCGACTCACGGGACCCCGAGCAGAGCGCCTTCTGGCTGGACGACGATCTGCCGCACGTGCGGCGCTGGGCCGAGGAGAGGGTGGCGGCATGA